A single window of Sphaerodactylus townsendi isolate TG3544 linkage group LG05, MPM_Stown_v2.3, whole genome shotgun sequence DNA harbors:
- the TMEM69 gene encoding transmembrane protein 69 yields the protein MLHLLNRYYFQGSSKMAYLQIFLQPRSRAACSFIPLQGIVTGLPKPQLFRHTSAGLIKAQGFHSSRCNWKKKKPPEPAPRQLGLLRYDMESLKFSPKPALYLSVAGLIPFVSIPLLMAIQETSYPELVFAQIAYGASIVSFLGGIRWGFALPEGSPAKPDWINLANSIVPPVLAWIALLCKDSSMEAGILVIMGLGIALHYDLALLPTYPSWFKALRAIVTLVAVGSLVATLCIVNIYPEKHLAPATNKVEE from the exons ATGTTACACCTTCTCAACCGATATTATTTCCAAGGTTCTTCCAAG ATGGCATATCTTCAAATATTTCTGCAACCCAGGAGTAGGGCAGCCTGCTCTTTTATTCCTTTACAAGGAATTGTTACTGGCCTACCAAAACCACAGCTGTTCAGGCATACGTCTGCTGGCTTAATTAAGGCCCAGGGCTTCCATTCTTCCCGCTGcaactggaagaaaaagaaacctcCAGAACCTGCACCCCGACAGCTGGGCTTGTTGCGATATGACATGGAGTCACTCAAGTTCTCTCCAAAGCCTGCCCTCTACTTGAGTGTGGCAGGATTAATTCCATTTGTTTCAATACCATTGCTAATGGCTATCCAGGAGACCTCCTACCCAGAGTTGGTATTTGCTCAAATTGCATATGGTGCCTCTATTGTGTCCTTCCTCGGTGGGATCAGATGGGGATTTGCTCTTCCAGAAGGCAGCCCGGCCAAACCTGATTGGATTAATTTAGCAAACAGCATTGTTCCTCCAGTACTAGCCTGGATTGCTCTGCTTTGCAAGGATTCATCAATGGAAGCCGGAATCCTAGTTATCATGGGACTAGGGATAGCCCTACATTATGACCTTGCCCTCCTTCCCACTTATCCCAGTTGGTTTAAAGCCTTGAGGGCAATTGTAACGTTAGTGGCTGTTGGTTCTCTGGTCGCCACATTATGTATTGTAAACATTTACCCAGAGAAGCATTTAGCTCCTGCTACAAATAAAGTGGAAGAGTGA
- the LOC125432566 gene encoding actin-binding protein IPP isoform X2, which translates to MACMAYPSTSESPFLADRHAHLILAQINKMRCGHHFCDVQLQIGDEEFKVHRLVLAASSPYFAALFAGGMKESSKDVVPILGVDADIFQILLDFIYTGLVSIGENNVQELIVAADMFQLIEVVNLCCEFLKGQIDPTNCIGLFQFSEQIACHDLMEFTENYIHAHFLEIQNGEEFLALTKDQLVKILRSEELSIEDEYQVFIAAMQWILKDLGRRKKHVVEVLDTVRFPLLPPQRLLKYIEGVPDFSLRVALQTLLKEYCEVSKSLKENKVSSFLQPSKSRPRRKARKYLYAVGEKDSMIFDCTERYDPVTKQWAAIASMNHPRCGLGVCACYGAIYAFGGWVGAEIGTSVERFDPDENNWEVVDRMAVPRYNFGCCELQGLIYVVGGIGNEGIELCSVEVYDPISKCWAALPAMSTRRAYLGVASLNDCIYAIGGWNETQDALPTVEKYSFEEEKWVEVASMKAPRAGVCVAAVNGLLYATGGRTASFDSAAPVTSDSVEVYNPHMDTWTEIANMITSRCEGGVAVL; encoded by the exons ATGGCTTGCATGGCTTATCCCAGCACAAGTGAGTCCCCCTTTTTGGCAGACAGACATGCTCATCTTATACTGGCCCAGATTAATAAAATGAGATGTGGACACCACTTCTGTGACGTGCAGCTCCAGATTGGTGATGAAGAATTTAAGGTCCATCGACTTGTCCTGGCTGCAAGCAGCCCTTACTTTGCTGCTCTGTTTGCTGGAGGGATGAAAGAGTCCTCGAAGGATGTTGTGCCGATCCTAGGAGTGGATGCTGACATCTTTCAGATCCTGTTGGACTTCATTTACACAG GCCTAGTCAGCATTGGCGAGAATAATGTTCAGGAGCTGATTGTGGCGGCAGACATGTTCCAGCTCATTGAAGTGGTGAACCTTTGCTGTGAATTTCTAAAGGGACAGATTGACCCCACAAACTGCATTGGACTCTTCCAATTCTCCGAGCAAATTGCCTGTCATGATCTGATGGAATTCACAGAGAATTACATCCATGCCCACTTCCTGGAAATCCAGAATGGAGAGGAATTCCTGGCACTGACAAAAGACCAGCTTGTTAAGATTTTACGAAGTGAGGAGCTGAGCATAGAAGATGAATACCAGGTTTTCATAGCAGCAATGCAATGGATCCTAAAGGAtctgggaagaagaaagaaacatgtgGTAGAAGTGCTGGATACAGTTAGATTTCCTTTACTACCTCCACAAAGACTTTTAAAGTACATAGAAG GGGTTCCTGATTTCAGTCTTCGAGTGGCTCTTCAAACTCTGTTAAAAGAATACTGTGAAGTGTCTAAGTCTCTCAAAGAGAACAAGGTGAGCAGTTTCCTGCAGCCATCCAAGTCTCGTCCTCGGAGGAAAGCCAGGAAGTATCTTTATGCCGTAG GTGAAAAAGATTCTATGATTTTTGACTGTACTGAACGCTATGATCCTGTTACGAAGCAGTGGGCAGCTATAGCATCTATGAACCATCCTCGCTGTGGATTAGGAGTGTGTGCCTGTTATGGAGCCATTTATGCTTTTG GAGGTTGGGTTGGAGCAGAGATTGGCACTTCAGTTGAGCGTTTTGATCCTGATGAGAATAACTGGGAAGTGGTGGATCGCATGGCAGTGCCTCGTTACAATTTTGGATGCTGTGAACTACAAG GTTTAATTTATGTTGTTGGAGGCATTGGCAATGAAGGAATAGAACTGTGTTCTGTGGAAGTCTACGATCCAATTTCTAAGTGCTGGGCTGCACTTCCTGCAATGAGTACCAGAAGGGCATACCTGGGTGTGGCTTCTTTGAACGACTGTATTTATGCCATTGGAGGATGGAATGAGACTCAAGATGCACTCCCAACTGTTGAGAAATACTCCTTTGAAGAG gagaaatGGGTGGAAGTTGCTTCAATGAAGGCTCCAAGAGCTGGTGTGTGTGTTGCTGCTGTAAATGGCCTCCTGTACGCCACGGGAGGCAGGACTGCTAGTTTTGATTCTGCTGCCCCAGTAACTTCAGACTCTGTTGAAGTTTATAATCCACACATGGATACTTGGACTGAAATCGCTAACATGATCACCAGCCGCTGTGAAGGAGGTGTAGCAGTGCTTTGA
- the LOC125432566 gene encoding actin-binding protein IPP isoform X1, producing the protein MACMAYPSTSESPFLADRHAHLILAQINKMRCGHHFCDVQLQIGDEEFKVHRLVLAASSPYFAALFAGGMKESSKDVVPILGVDADIFQILLDFIYTGLVSIGENNVQELIVAADMFQLIEVVNLCCEFLKGQIDPTNCIGLFQFSEQIACHDLMEFTENYIHAHFLEIQNGEEFLALTKDQLVKILRSEELSIEDEYQVFIAAMQWILKDLGRRKKHVVEVLDTVRFPLLPPQRLLKYIEGVPDFSLRVALQTLLKEYCEVSKSLKENKVSSFLQPSKSRPRRKARKYLYAVGGYTRLQGGRWSDSRALSCVERFDTFSQYWTTVSSLHQARSGLGVVVVGGMVYAIGGEKDSMIFDCTERYDPVTKQWAAIASMNHPRCGLGVCACYGAIYAFGGWVGAEIGTSVERFDPDENNWEVVDRMAVPRYNFGCCELQGLIYVVGGIGNEGIELCSVEVYDPISKCWAALPAMSTRRAYLGVASLNDCIYAIGGWNETQDALPTVEKYSFEEEKWVEVASMKAPRAGVCVAAVNGLLYATGGRTASFDSAAPVTSDSVEVYNPHMDTWTEIANMITSRCEGGVAVL; encoded by the exons ATGGCTTGCATGGCTTATCCCAGCACAAGTGAGTCCCCCTTTTTGGCAGACAGACATGCTCATCTTATACTGGCCCAGATTAATAAAATGAGATGTGGACACCACTTCTGTGACGTGCAGCTCCAGATTGGTGATGAAGAATTTAAGGTCCATCGACTTGTCCTGGCTGCAAGCAGCCCTTACTTTGCTGCTCTGTTTGCTGGAGGGATGAAAGAGTCCTCGAAGGATGTTGTGCCGATCCTAGGAGTGGATGCTGACATCTTTCAGATCCTGTTGGACTTCATTTACACAG GCCTAGTCAGCATTGGCGAGAATAATGTTCAGGAGCTGATTGTGGCGGCAGACATGTTCCAGCTCATTGAAGTGGTGAACCTTTGCTGTGAATTTCTAAAGGGACAGATTGACCCCACAAACTGCATTGGACTCTTCCAATTCTCCGAGCAAATTGCCTGTCATGATCTGATGGAATTCACAGAGAATTACATCCATGCCCACTTCCTGGAAATCCAGAATGGAGAGGAATTCCTGGCACTGACAAAAGACCAGCTTGTTAAGATTTTACGAAGTGAGGAGCTGAGCATAGAAGATGAATACCAGGTTTTCATAGCAGCAATGCAATGGATCCTAAAGGAtctgggaagaagaaagaaacatgtgGTAGAAGTGCTGGATACAGTTAGATTTCCTTTACTACCTCCACAAAGACTTTTAAAGTACATAGAAG GGGTTCCTGATTTCAGTCTTCGAGTGGCTCTTCAAACTCTGTTAAAAGAATACTGTGAAGTGTCTAAGTCTCTCAAAGAGAACAAGGTGAGCAGTTTCCTGCAGCCATCCAAGTCTCGTCCTCGGAGGAAAGCCAGGAAGTATCTTTATGCCGTAG GGGGATATACTCGTCTGCAGGGAGGCCGTTGGAGTGACAGCAGAGCCCTCAGTTGTGTAGAGCGTTTTGACACTTTCAGTCAGTACTGGACTACTGTGTCTTCCTTACACCAGGCTCGCAGTGGGCTGGGAGTTGTCGTAGTAGGAGGAATGGTCTACGCTATAGGAG GTGAAAAAGATTCTATGATTTTTGACTGTACTGAACGCTATGATCCTGTTACGAAGCAGTGGGCAGCTATAGCATCTATGAACCATCCTCGCTGTGGATTAGGAGTGTGTGCCTGTTATGGAGCCATTTATGCTTTTG GAGGTTGGGTTGGAGCAGAGATTGGCACTTCAGTTGAGCGTTTTGATCCTGATGAGAATAACTGGGAAGTGGTGGATCGCATGGCAGTGCCTCGTTACAATTTTGGATGCTGTGAACTACAAG GTTTAATTTATGTTGTTGGAGGCATTGGCAATGAAGGAATAGAACTGTGTTCTGTGGAAGTCTACGATCCAATTTCTAAGTGCTGGGCTGCACTTCCTGCAATGAGTACCAGAAGGGCATACCTGGGTGTGGCTTCTTTGAACGACTGTATTTATGCCATTGGAGGATGGAATGAGACTCAAGATGCACTCCCAACTGTTGAGAAATACTCCTTTGAAGAG gagaaatGGGTGGAAGTTGCTTCAATGAAGGCTCCAAGAGCTGGTGTGTGTGTTGCTGCTGTAAATGGCCTCCTGTACGCCACGGGAGGCAGGACTGCTAGTTTTGATTCTGCTGCCCCAGTAACTTCAGACTCTGTTGAAGTTTATAATCCACACATGGATACTTGGACTGAAATCGCTAACATGATCACCAGCCGCTGTGAAGGAGGTGTAGCAGTGCTTTGA